One Arcobacter sp. FWKO B genomic window, ATAACTGTATGTACATTACCTCTTGGGTAAAAGTCTGCCTTTAATTTCATCCATTTCGGTTTTATTTTATTATAAACTGTATCAAATATTTCATTTGCTACATTTTCATGGGAAATACTTTTATTTCTATATGTATTAATAAATAACTTCAAAGCTTTTAATTCAACTACGAACTTATCAGGAGTATAACTCAAATATAATGTTGCAAAATCAGGATAACCACTCCTTGGACAAAGTGCTGTAAATTCAGGAAGTGTTACATTAATAGTATAATTTTTTTGGTGTACATTTTCCCAAATTTCTAAATCTTTTTCCACATCAAAATTTAATATCTCTAATTCACCATATTTCATAAAATATCCTTATACATCTAAATGTTGAACATCTTTTGCATGTTCTTCGATATAATTTCTTCTTGGTTCAACATCATCACCCATAAATAGTGTAAATGTATCACTTGCACTTTGTGCATCTTCTATAGTTACTCTTAAAAGTCTTCTATTTTCTGGTGTCATTGTTGTTTCCCAAAGTTGCTCAGGATTCATTTCCCCTAGACCTTTATATCTTTGAATATATGCACCTTTTTTTGATAAACCTTCAATTTGTTCTAACATTTGAATTAAATCTTTACCTTCAAAAAGTGATAAATCTCTTGATTGTAACTTTCCATATATATAATTTGCTTCACTAAAATATGGATTTGAAAATAAATCATCATCAATCATAAGTTCTTCAAGTCCAGCTCCAGTTTGAACAAATAAATGAATTTTTTCATCTGTAATGATTTTATTTAAAATATTATAACTTTTACTATTAATATATTTTTCTATTTCTACATATAGTTCTCTCATATCAAGAGCAAGTAAATCTGGATTTTCAACTACATATTTAATAATTTCAACTAAAGAATATCTTTTTTCTAAATCTCTTAATATAGATCTATATCTCGCAACAATTTTAAACATATCTAGTAAATCGTTATATCCCATACCTTCAAATTCAAAACTCTCTAAACCATTTTCAATCAAAAAATTACTTAGTGCTGTATCATCTTTT contains:
- the queF gene encoding preQ(1) synthase, which codes for MKYGELEILNFDVEKDLEIWENVHQKNYTINVTLPEFTALCPRSGYPDFATLYLSYTPDKFVVELKALKLFINTYRNKSISHENVANEIFDTVYNKIKPKWMKLKADFYPRGNVHTVIEIDSNDFK